A single Egibacteraceae bacterium DNA region contains:
- a CDS encoding RES family NAD+ phosphorylase: MVEAEAPRELSPPSVGFWRIGRGDDPLRQPKREVMDMGDSRAGNRFDTVTGQYTVLYFGSTLEGCFGETLNRYRKDPKLAFIDDEWSDLGFMPRGSVPRDWRERRTAVRVIPQGGLPFFNVEHPRNLALLQRELGASLAMLNVTDLDVAVIRGPDRRVTRFISQWVWQQEDEAGHARFAGLRYLSRTNTAWECWAVFNDIPLVEEARQPILATDKDVRRVAGLFDLTVH, encoded by the coding sequence ATGGTGGAGGCAGAGGCTCCCAGAGAACTGTCTCCACCATCCGTCGGCTTCTGGCGGATCGGGCGCGGCGACGACCCGCTGCGTCAGCCTAAGCGCGAAGTCATGGATATGGGCGACTCGCGAGCTGGAAACCGGTTCGACACCGTCACGGGCCAGTACACCGTTCTGTACTTCGGCAGCACCCTTGAGGGCTGCTTCGGCGAGACCCTGAACCGCTACCGCAAAGACCCAAAGCTGGCGTTCATCGACGACGAATGGAGCGACCTGGGGTTCATGCCCCGCGGCAGCGTCCCCCGAGATTGGCGGGAGCGCCGTACTGCGGTACGCGTCATCCCACAAGGCGGCCTGCCCTTCTTCAACGTCGAGCACCCACGGAATCTCGCCCTGCTCCAGCGAGAGCTCGGCGCATCACTGGCCATGCTCAATGTCACCGACCTGGACGTCGCGGTCATCCGTGGGCCGGATAGGCGCGTCACCAGGTTCATCAGCCAGTGGGTCTGGCAGCAAGAAGACGAAGCCGGCCATGCCAGGTTCGCCGGTCTCCGATACCTCTCACGGACCAACACAGCATGGGAGTGCTGGGCGGTCTTCAACGACATCCCCCTAGTCGAGGAAGCCCGCCAACCCATCCTCGCCACCGACAAGGACGTCCGCCGCGTCGCGGGCCTCTTCGACCTCACCGTCCACTGA